In Cicer arietinum cultivar CDC Frontier isolate Library 1 chromosome 7, Cicar.CDCFrontier_v2.0, whole genome shotgun sequence, a single window of DNA contains:
- the LOC101501436 gene encoding calcium-binding protein KRP1-like — translation MTSQNQQSHFHDDLPFMANKLGGDGLIDELCNGFNLLKDSDKGVITFESLKKNSALLGLQGLSDEDLQSMLMEGDFDGDGTLNQMEFCVLMFRLSPELMEESKLWLEEALQQ, via the coding sequence ATGACATCACAAAATCAACAGTCTCATTTCCATGATGACCTTCCTTTCATGGCCAACAAGCTTGGTGGAGATGGTCTAATAGATGAGCTGTGCAATGGGTTCAATCTTTTGAAGGATTCAGATAAAGGGGTCATCACTTTTGAAAGCCTGAAGAAGAATTCAGCTTTGTTGGGATTGCAAGGTTTAAGCGATGAAGATCTCCAGTCTATGCTTATGGAAGGTGATTTTGATGGAGATGGGACTCTTAATCAAATGGAATTCTGTGTTTTGATGTTTAGATTGAGCCCTGAACTTATGGAGGAATCTAAATTGTGGTTGGAAGAGGCCCTTCAACAATAA